In the genome of Raphanus sativus cultivar WK10039 chromosome 4, ASM80110v3, whole genome shotgun sequence, one region contains:
- the LOC108830608 gene encoding ATP phosphoribosyltransferase 1, chloroplastic — protein sequence MSLLLPANLQQCPSPSLSPSTPLFFSPSSFSFVGTRLRCRLRLVTSCVTSVQSTVANGSAPAPVVVEREQIRLGLPSKGRMAADSIDLLKDCQLFVKQVNPRQYVAQIPQLPNTEVWFQRPKDIVRKLLSGDLDLGIVGLDTLSEYGQENEDLIIVHEALNFGDCHLSIAIPNYGIYENINSLKELAEMPQWSEERPLRVATGFTYLGPKFMEANGIKHVTFSTADGALEAAPAMGIADCILDLVSSGTTLKENNLREIEGGVVLESQAALVASRRALTERKGALNTVHEILERLEAHLKADGQFTVVANMRGNSAQEVAERVLSQPSLSGLQGPTISPVYCKQDGKVSIDYYAIVICVPKKALYESVKQLRAVGGSGVLISPLTYIFDEDTPRWGRLLRKLKL from the exons ATGTCTCTCCTTCTCCCTGCCAATTTACAACAATGCCCTTCTCCCTCCCTCTCGCCGTCAACCCCACTCTTCTTCTCCCCGTCTTCTTTCTCCTTCGTCGGAACTCGCCTGAGATGCCGCCTCAGATTGGTTACTTCCTGCGTCACCTCCGTTCAAAGCACCGTCGCTAATGGTTCAGCTCCAGCTCCCGTTGTCGTGGAGCGAGAGCAGATTCGTCTCGGTCTTCCTAGCAAAGGACGCATGGCCGCCGACTCCATCGATCTTCTCAAG GACTGTCAACTATTTGTCAAACAAGTCAATCCTAGGCAATATGTTGCACAAATTCCCCAG TTACCAAACACAGAAGTCTGGTTTCAACGTCCAAAAGACATTGTCAGGAAGTTACTCTCAGGAGATCTGGATCTAGGTATCGTTGGTCTTGACACACTTAGTGAATATGGTCAG GAAAATGAAGATCTTATCATTGTCCACGAAGCTCTCAACTTTGGAGACTGTCATCTGTCCATTGCG ATACCCAACTACGGGATTTACGAGAACATAAATTCTCTCAAGGAGCTAGCTGAAATGCCACAGTGGAGTGAGGAGAGACCATTGCGTGTTGCTACTGGCTTCACTTAT CTCGGTCCCAAATTCATGGAAGCAAACGGCATAAAGCATGTAACGTTTTCAACTGCAGACGGAGCCCTGGAGGCAGCTCCGGCG ATGGGGATAGCTGATTGCATTTTGGACCTTGTGAGTAGTGGGACAACACTCAAAGAGAACAACTTAAGAGAGATTGAAGGAGGGGTTGTGCTAGAAAGTCAG GCGGCACTTGTGGCAAGCAGAAGAGCATTGACCGAGAGAAAAGGAGCATTAAACACTGTACACGAGATTCTCGAGAGGTTGGAGGCCCATCTTAAGGCGGATGGCCAATTCACT GTTGTTGCAAACATGAGAGGAAATAGTGCTCAAGAAGTGGCTGAGCGTGTGTTGAGTCAACCATCATTGTCTGGATTGCAG GGACCAACAATAAGCCCAGTTTACTGTAAACAAGATGGAAAAGTATCGATTGACTACTATGCCATAGTGATTTGTGTGCCAAAAAAGGCCTTATACGAGTCTGTGAAGCAACTAAGAGCG GTGGGTGGCAGTGGGGTATTAATTTCACCTCTTACCTACATCTTTGATGAGGATACTCCAAGATGGGGTCGACTCTTGAGAAAACTCAAGCTTTAG